The Myxococcota bacterium genome contains a region encoding:
- a CDS encoding ferritin-like domain-containing protein, with protein sequence MSLDPIAKFQPEQRNAIEAFDVPQNLTYNWEYDNDRKRLARLYENAKRDQWNSTERLDWSIDVDPEKGLMPDAAIGIFGTDIWQKLDAKQIERLRHEAVTWQLCQFLHGEQGALLATAQIVDSVPWYEGKQYGATQVMDEARHVEVYRRFIQEKLGNQYDVNPELKKLLDQILADSRWDMKFLGMQIIVEGLALAAFGTMRDTTTNSLLRDLTAAVMEDESRHVAFGVLSLREYCADLTEKEKIEREEFIYEACVLMRDRIQSREVWERMDLDPELCIEHSEKSGIAAQFRHRLFSKIVPNVKSLGLLSDRQRERFHQLDVLQYEHETTSDVEHDIEIEQRVRAGEIDPATLAS encoded by the coding sequence ATGAGCCTGGATCCGATCGCGAAGTTTCAACCGGAGCAGCGGAACGCCATCGAGGCGTTCGATGTGCCGCAGAACCTCACGTACAACTGGGAGTACGACAACGATCGCAAGCGCCTCGCGCGCCTCTACGAGAACGCGAAGCGCGACCAGTGGAACTCGACCGAGCGTCTCGATTGGTCGATCGACGTGGATCCCGAGAAGGGGCTGATGCCCGACGCGGCAATCGGCATCTTCGGCACCGACATCTGGCAGAAGCTCGACGCGAAGCAGATCGAGCGGCTGCGCCACGAGGCGGTCACCTGGCAGCTCTGCCAGTTCCTCCACGGCGAGCAGGGCGCCCTGCTCGCGACGGCCCAGATCGTCGACTCCGTCCCGTGGTACGAGGGCAAGCAGTACGGCGCTACGCAGGTGATGGACGAGGCGCGTCACGTCGAGGTGTATCGCCGCTTCATCCAGGAGAAGCTCGGCAACCAGTACGACGTCAACCCGGAGCTGAAGAAGCTCCTCGACCAGATCCTCGCCGACTCGCGCTGGGACATGAAGTTCCTCGGCATGCAGATCATCGTCGAGGGATTGGCGCTCGCAGCCTTCGGGACGATGCGCGACACGACGACCAACTCGCTCCTGCGCGATCTGACCGCCGCCGTGATGGAGGACGAGTCGCGCCACGTCGCGTTCGGCGTGCTCTCGCTGCGCGAGTACTGCGCCGACCTCACCGAGAAGGAGAAGATCGAGCGCGAGGAGTTCATCTACGAGGCCTGCGTGCTGATGCGCGATCGCATCCAGAGCCGCGAGGTCTGGGAGCGGATGGATCTCGACCCCGAGCTCTGCATCGAGCACTCGGAGAAGTCGGGTATCGCGGCCCAGTTCCGGCACCGCCTCTTCTCGAAGATCGTGCCCAACGTGAAGAGCCTGGGCCTGCTCTCGGACCGCCAGCGCGAGCGCTTCCACCAGCTCGACGTGCTCCAGTACGAGCACGAGACCACCTCGGACGTCGAGCACGACATCGAGATCGAGCAGCGCGTTCGGGCGGGGGAGATCGACCCGGCCACGCTCGCGTCCTGA
- a CDS encoding TetR/AcrR family transcriptional regulator: MADTSDSRPPRGADTTSATPLRWVRPPQQARSQETLERILDAAEQLVGEKGFDDTPISEIVSRAGSSVGAFYSRFDDKSALLHALYERYVQQALATADEALDPSRWAGASVAEIIDAVVRFLVEIYRDQGGLIRAFVMRNHVDPSFQARRERLSHRVSEGLSELLLAHPDEIAHPDPARAAAFGMTLVFSTLDNTMLFGEMRSGAFQLSDEDLATELTRTYLAYLGIPVSHSTTQNPSHATKGSAAAPIRSEESS; encoded by the coding sequence ATGGCTGACACATCGGATTCACGACCGCCGCGCGGCGCCGACACGACAAGCGCGACCCCCCTGCGCTGGGTCCGCCCGCCCCAGCAGGCGCGCAGCCAGGAAACCCTCGAGCGCATCCTCGACGCCGCCGAGCAGCTGGTCGGTGAGAAGGGCTTCGACGACACCCCGATCTCCGAGATCGTGTCGCGCGCCGGCTCATCGGTGGGCGCCTTCTACAGCCGCTTCGACGACAAGAGCGCCCTGCTGCACGCCCTGTACGAGCGCTACGTCCAGCAGGCGCTGGCCACCGCGGACGAAGCGCTGGACCCGTCCCGATGGGCGGGCGCCTCGGTGGCCGAGATCATCGATGCGGTGGTTCGCTTCCTCGTCGAGATCTACCGCGATCAGGGCGGGCTGATCCGCGCCTTCGTGATGCGCAACCACGTCGACCCGAGCTTTCAGGCGCGACGCGAGCGCCTCTCCCACCGTGTGAGCGAGGGGCTCTCCGAACTCCTGCTCGCCCATCCGGACGAGATCGCGCATCCCGATCCGGCGCGCGCCGCCGCCTTCGGCATGACCCTCGTCTTCAGCACCCTCGACAACACCATGTTGTTCGGCGAGATGCGTTCCGGCGCCTTCCAGCTCAGCGACGAAGACCTCGCCACCGAGCTGACGCGCACCTACCTCGCCTACCTGGGCATTCCCGTTTCCCATTCCACGACGCAGAACCCATCCCACGCAACGAAGGGGTCGGCCGCCGCGCCGATCCGTTCCGAGGAATCCTCATGA
- a CDS encoding acetyl-CoA hydrolase/transferase C-terminal domain-containing protein, protein MEELSAGAAADRVHGTDSVVVPLGPGQPAAFLHALGERPRFERLVVFASLLIDLFPLFARPGVRLLSGFYGPAERALRDAGHDVHFVPADFRRFTKIARKMSARVMATAATPPDSDGWCSLSLHAGATVDELLRAGRDPERLLMVEANPKLPRTLGLGESRHALHVDDIDVLIASDREPPVLPDARSRDVERAIAGHAARFIPEGATLQTGIGGIPDAVAAILAERDGGGYGIHSEMFTTGLMKLHQAGKITNDRKGLNDGYSICTFAMGTREMYDWLEGEGQDLVRFLPVDDVNTPSLIAQNRRMVSINGALSVDLVGQVVADHLGGREYSGIGGHEDFVMGASFSEEGRSLICLPSTAGGEDGFVSRIVSEFTPTTCITTPRHQVDVVVTEQGAAELAGLTTKQRRDALIAIAHPDARDALARAAARD, encoded by the coding sequence ATGGAGGAGCTGAGCGCCGGCGCCGCGGCAGACCGCGTACACGGGACCGACTCCGTCGTCGTACCGCTCGGGCCGGGGCAGCCGGCCGCCTTCCTGCACGCACTCGGCGAACGGCCGCGCTTCGAGCGACTGGTCGTGTTCGCATCGCTCCTGATCGATCTGTTTCCTCTGTTCGCGCGGCCCGGCGTGCGCTTGCTTTCGGGCTTCTACGGCCCGGCGGAACGCGCCCTGCGCGACGCGGGTCACGACGTGCACTTCGTGCCCGCCGACTTCCGCCGCTTCACGAAGATCGCCCGCAAGATGTCCGCACGGGTGATGGCGACGGCGGCGACGCCCCCCGACTCCGATGGCTGGTGCTCCCTGTCCCTGCACGCCGGTGCCACCGTCGATGAACTGCTGCGCGCCGGCCGCGACCCGGAGCGACTGCTCATGGTCGAAGCCAACCCGAAGCTGCCGCGCACGCTGGGGTTGGGCGAGTCGCGTCATGCCCTGCACGTCGACGACATCGACGTGCTGATCGCCTCGGATCGTGAGCCGCCGGTGCTACCCGACGCCCGCTCGCGCGACGTCGAGCGCGCGATCGCCGGCCATGCGGCGCGCTTCATTCCCGAGGGCGCCACCCTGCAGACGGGCATCGGCGGAATTCCCGACGCGGTGGCCGCGATCCTCGCCGAACGCGACGGCGGCGGGTACGGCATCCACTCGGAGATGTTCACGACGGGCCTCATGAAGCTCCACCAGGCGGGAAAGATCACCAACGACCGCAAAGGGCTGAACGACGGCTACTCGATCTGCACCTTCGCGATGGGCACCCGCGAGATGTACGACTGGCTCGAGGGCGAGGGGCAGGACCTCGTGCGCTTCCTCCCGGTCGACGATGTGAACACGCCGTCGCTGATCGCCCAGAACCGGCGCATGGTCTCGATCAATGGAGCGCTCTCGGTGGACCTCGTGGGTCAGGTGGTCGCCGACCACCTCGGCGGCCGCGAGTACTCGGGAATCGGCGGCCACGAGGACTTCGTGATGGGCGCGTCGTTCTCCGAAGAAGGGCGGTCGCTGATCTGTCTGCCCTCGACCGCCGGCGGTGAGGATGGCTTCGTGTCGCGGATCGTCTCCGAGTTCACGCCCACCACCTGCATCACCACGCCACGGCACCAGGTGGACGTGGTGGTGACCGAACAGGGTGCGGCGGAGCTCGCGGGCTTGACGACGAAGCAGCGGCGCGACGCGCTGATCGCGATCGCCCATCCCGACGCACGCGACGCCCTCGCGCGGGCAGCGGCCCGCGACTAG
- a CDS encoding Rieske (2Fe-2S) protein: MTALVSVARYRRRVGASLERVWENVRDWEHLPWLHRDSFKSIALREAGDFGWRARAEMRAVPGTFDLELVIGNDDRYVSRTLSGPGAGTEIWTSLDPVDAAHTDIEVEFCLPDVPAERVDAFGERYVALYTQLWDEDEAMMQRRSWLLDGPGRGALAPDAVDLGPVDALASRVPLRVEVGGRPVVVWRDEDNWLAFDALCPHALGPLDAAPIESGRVICPWHGYAFDVRSGRGCDGHERLRLASAPRLEQRDGHLWALPAAKR; encoded by the coding sequence GTGACTGCCCTCGTCTCCGTCGCCCGCTATCGGCGCCGGGTGGGTGCGTCCCTCGAACGCGTCTGGGAGAACGTGCGCGACTGGGAGCACCTGCCCTGGTTGCACCGCGACAGCTTCAAGAGCATCGCGCTCCGCGAGGCCGGCGACTTCGGCTGGCGGGCCCGCGCCGAGATGCGCGCGGTACCCGGAACCTTCGATCTCGAGCTCGTGATCGGCAACGACGACCGCTACGTCTCGCGCACCCTGAGCGGGCCGGGCGCGGGTACCGAGATCTGGACCTCGCTCGATCCGGTCGACGCCGCCCACACCGACATCGAGGTCGAGTTTTGTCTGCCCGACGTGCCAGCCGAGCGCGTCGACGCCTTCGGCGAGCGCTACGTCGCGCTCTACACCCAGCTCTGGGACGAAGACGAGGCCATGATGCAGCGTCGCTCCTGGTTGCTCGACGGGCCCGGGCGCGGCGCTCTGGCGCCCGACGCCGTGGACCTCGGACCGGTCGATGCACTCGCGTCGCGGGTACCGCTACGCGTGGAGGTCGGGGGCCGGCCAGTGGTGGTGTGGCGCGACGAGGACAACTGGCTCGCATTCGACGCGCTCTGCCCCCACGCCCTCGGACCCCTCGACGCCGCGCCGATCGAGTCGGGTCGCGTGATCTGTCCCTGGCACGGCTACGCCTTCGATGTACGCAGCGGGCGCGGCTGCGACGGACACGAGCGCTTGCGCCTCGCATCGGCTCCGCGGCTCGAGCAGCGCGACGGCCATCTCTGGGCGTTGCCCGCTGCGAAGCGCTGA
- a CDS encoding diacylglycerol kinase family protein — MSGKPRRPGVLLNANARGVRRDPSLRERLARTLPEAHVVATREAGDVLPAVSRLLDEGVDALLVVGGDGTWPGTLTPLLQNFDAESLPVIVPCRGGTVNTIARSFGIRTSPEDSLRALLAGKLEEAPRAVVRVVADGEAPRFGWIFVVGAGVRFLELYYQEPVLGPRAALAVVGRVASSALRGGRLASELFAPFETELCVDGDRIGQQRFTVIGAAGVREIGLGFAPFLTAGDDPERIHLTATDASAVRLSLELPALRSGWGPNSLSHFPMRESTLELTVPQTCTLDAELFAPARTFTVSAGPALRMALPRAGAPGVASWFPKETS; from the coding sequence ATGAGCGGAAAGCCGCGACGCCCCGGGGTCTTGTTGAACGCGAACGCGCGCGGAGTCCGCCGCGATCCGAGCCTGCGCGAGCGCCTCGCGCGCACGCTGCCCGAGGCGCACGTCGTCGCCACCCGGGAAGCCGGAGACGTGTTGCCCGCCGTGTCTCGCCTCCTCGACGAAGGGGTCGACGCTCTGCTGGTCGTCGGCGGCGACGGCACCTGGCCCGGCACGCTCACCCCGCTGCTCCAGAACTTCGACGCCGAGAGCCTGCCGGTGATCGTGCCCTGCCGCGGTGGCACGGTGAACACCATCGCCCGCTCCTTCGGAATACGGACTTCCCCCGAAGACTCGCTACGAGCCCTGCTGGCGGGGAAGCTCGAGGAGGCACCGCGCGCCGTCGTCCGCGTGGTCGCCGACGGGGAAGCGCCGCGCTTCGGCTGGATCTTCGTCGTCGGGGCCGGCGTGCGTTTCCTCGAGCTCTACTACCAGGAGCCCGTGCTGGGCCCGCGCGCCGCGCTCGCGGTCGTCGGCCGCGTGGCGAGCTCGGCGCTGCGCGGCGGCCGCCTGGCGAGCGAGCTGTTCGCACCCTTCGAGACCGAGCTGTGCGTCGACGGCGACCGCATCGGGCAGCAGCGCTTCACCGTGATCGGCGCCGCCGGCGTCCGCGAGATCGGGTTGGGCTTCGCGCCCTTTCTCACCGCCGGGGACGACCCCGAACGGATTCACCTGACCGCGACCGACGCCAGCGCCGTGCGTCTCTCGCTCGAGCTGCCAGCCCTGCGGAGCGGTTGGGGTCCCAACAGCCTGTCGCACTTCCCGATGCGGGAGAGCACGCTGGAGTTGACCGTGCCTCAGACCTGCACCCTCGACGCCGAGCTCTTCGCGCCGGCGCGTACGTTCACCGTGTCGGCCGGCCCGGCCCTCCGCATGGCGCTGCCGCGAGCCGGCGCGCCTGGTGTGGCAAGCTGGTTCCCGAAGGAGACCTCATGA
- a CDS encoding DUF1214 domain-containing protein, producing the protein MSSDSEQRILDGSLWNDFCDRLKAAGALVRGEGVPKDLMNQALGYRYLTRILRAGLESAVDYADPQYPAFFRLADDTKKVLNDNPDNYYENCRIDGRFDYRITGQRGTVKWFSLGVKAGPGNVDKMASTGEIDSSQIDFDADGRFEISMSQKRQPGNWLPMTADSGIMVVRQTFGDRRKERRAEFAIECLNPDRPNNNLDPAELEPRLMQALAFLESTVQLGQLWTQDYRRRTLNALPLHDQKPLLAAGGDPTIRYYQSHWELAPDEALLVEPPELPGCQTWNLQLSNFWMESLEHRFFDISVNKFTARTDAEGRLRIVIAAEDPGPAYPNWLNTLGHDQGGMLFRIVHPESEAPSEIPARVVKLAELRG; encoded by the coding sequence ATGAGTTCGGACAGCGAACAGCGCATCCTCGATGGCAGCCTCTGGAACGACTTCTGCGACCGACTGAAAGCGGCCGGCGCCCTCGTCCGCGGCGAGGGCGTTCCCAAGGACCTGATGAACCAGGCGCTGGGATACCGCTATCTGACGCGCATCCTGCGCGCCGGTCTCGAGAGCGCGGTCGACTACGCCGACCCCCAGTACCCGGCCTTCTTCCGACTCGCCGACGACACGAAGAAGGTGTTGAACGACAACCCGGACAACTACTACGAGAACTGCCGCATCGACGGTCGCTTCGACTACCGGATCACCGGTCAGCGCGGCACCGTGAAATGGTTCAGCCTCGGCGTGAAAGCGGGCCCGGGTAACGTCGACAAGATGGCGAGCACCGGCGAGATCGACTCGAGCCAGATCGACTTCGATGCCGACGGCCGCTTCGAAATCTCGATGAGCCAGAAGCGCCAACCCGGCAACTGGCTACCGATGACGGCCGACTCGGGGATCATGGTCGTGCGCCAGACCTTCGGCGACCGGAGGAAGGAACGCCGCGCGGAATTCGCGATCGAGTGTCTCAACCCGGACCGTCCGAACAACAACCTCGATCCGGCCGAGCTCGAGCCGCGTCTCATGCAAGCGCTCGCCTTCCTCGAGAGCACGGTGCAGCTCGGACAGCTCTGGACTCAGGACTACCGCCGACGCACGCTGAACGCCCTGCCCCTCCACGACCAGAAGCCGCTGCTCGCGGCGGGCGGCGACCCGACCATCCGCTACTACCAGAGCCACTGGGAGCTCGCGCCCGACGAAGCCCTGCTGGTCGAGCCGCCCGAACTCCCCGGGTGTCAGACCTGGAACCTCCAGCTCTCGAACTTCTGGATGGAGTCGCTCGAGCACCGCTTCTTCGACATCTCGGTCAACAAGTTCACCGCGCGCACCGACGCCGAGGGCCGGCTGCGCATCGTGATCGCCGCCGAAGACCCGGGACCTGCCTACCCGAACTGGCTGAACACCCTCGGCCACGACCAGGGCGGCATGCTGTTCCGGATCGTCCACCCCGAGAGCGAAGCCCCGAGCGAGATCCCCGCGCGGGTGGTGAAGCTGGCCGAGCTGCGCGGCTAG
- a CDS encoding FAD-dependent oxidoreductase, producing the protein MPETAPSPPVRVADVPGWDWECDVAVVGYGAAGASAAIGAAEQGARVQVFEVASGHGGTSAMAGGDIYLGGGGGTPAQRANGFEDQTEDFYRYMCLAGGEDADLERTRLYADGALDHYTWLVEQGVRYRTSHLPGKVQAPGTGDCLIWSGSEGAWPYRDAATPCPRGHLPEVIGEMGGRFLVDTLVAAAEARGVRTVYDARARSLVVDEVGRVHGVAVRSEGTLRFARATGGVVLCAGGFVLDREMLLRHAPQVARLADDALSAGHDDGSGIRLGQSVGGDAIHMDELFVTLPIYPPEAHVKGILVNEAGQRFTNEDAYPGRVAVHCLRQLGDRIFLLVDDAIFEPPSEFSRIEVAAVGETWEEVERELGFPEATLAATVAFHNRFAAKGEDPLFHKEAAWLKPLDAPPFAALACHLGDAFYPYFTLGGLRTRPTGEVLRSDGAAIAGLYAAGRTACGLPRSAEGYSSGMSLGDCTFFGRRAGAAAARATGA; encoded by the coding sequence ATGCCGGAAACTGCCCCGAGCCCCCCCGTTCGAGTCGCCGACGTCCCGGGCTGGGACTGGGAGTGCGACGTCGCGGTGGTGGGCTACGGCGCCGCGGGAGCCTCTGCCGCGATCGGCGCGGCCGAACAGGGCGCGCGCGTGCAGGTCTTCGAGGTGGCGTCGGGCCATGGGGGGACCAGTGCGATGGCCGGGGGCGACATCTACCTCGGCGGCGGCGGCGGGACTCCGGCGCAGCGGGCGAACGGCTTCGAAGACCAGACCGAGGACTTCTACCGCTACATGTGCCTCGCGGGCGGCGAGGACGCGGATCTCGAGCGCACCCGACTCTACGCCGACGGGGCCCTCGATCACTACACCTGGCTCGTGGAACAGGGGGTGCGCTACCGGACCAGCCATCTGCCCGGGAAGGTGCAGGCACCGGGCACGGGCGACTGCCTGATCTGGTCGGGCAGTGAGGGCGCCTGGCCCTACCGCGACGCGGCGACGCCGTGTCCGCGGGGTCACCTCCCCGAGGTGATCGGGGAGATGGGCGGGCGTTTTCTCGTCGACACCCTCGTCGCCGCAGCCGAAGCCCGGGGCGTGCGCACGGTGTACGACGCACGCGCGCGGTCCCTGGTGGTGGACGAGGTCGGCCGCGTCCACGGTGTGGCCGTGCGCAGCGAGGGCACGCTGCGCTTCGCACGCGCCACGGGTGGGGTGGTCCTGTGCGCCGGCGGCTTCGTGCTCGACCGCGAGATGCTGCTGCGGCACGCACCCCAGGTCGCGCGCCTCGCCGATGATGCGCTGAGCGCCGGGCACGACGACGGCAGCGGCATTCGCCTGGGACAGAGCGTGGGCGGCGACGCCATCCATATGGACGAGCTCTTCGTCACGCTTCCGATCTATCCGCCCGAGGCCCACGTGAAGGGCATCCTCGTGAACGAGGCGGGCCAGCGCTTCACCAACGAAGATGCCTATCCGGGTCGCGTGGCCGTCCACTGCCTGCGTCAGCTGGGGGATCGCATCTTCCTGCTGGTCGACGATGCGATCTTCGAGCCGCCGAGCGAGTTCTCGCGCATCGAAGTGGCGGCGGTCGGAGAGACCTGGGAGGAAGTCGAGCGCGAACTCGGCTTCCCGGAGGCGACGCTCGCCGCGACCGTCGCGTTCCACAACCGCTTCGCAGCGAAGGGTGAGGATCCGCTCTTCCACAAGGAGGCGGCCTGGCTGAAACCCCTGGACGCGCCGCCCTTCGCGGCACTCGCGTGTCACCTCGGGGACGCGTTCTATCCCTACTTCACGCTGGGAGGCCTGCGCACCCGGCCGACGGGCGAGGTGCTGCGCTCCGATGGCGCGGCGATCGCCGGCCTCTACGCGGCGGGACGCACGGCCTGCGGCTTGCCGCGTTCAGCCGAGGGCTACAGCTCGGGGATGTCGCTCGGCGACTGCACCTTCTTCGGGCGACGCGCGGGCGCGGCGGCCGCGCGCGCGACGGGCGCCTAG
- a CDS encoding glucose 1-dehydrogenase — MGRLEGKTTIVTGAARGIGAATARRFVAEGANVLLTDVLVDDGKATAAELGSAARFAEHDVSDETQWPKIVELCEREFGAPSVLVNNAGIGGAHFELLETLSPDLARKILDINVIGVMLGIQAVVPAMAAAGGGSIVNLSSTASVSPMNALAIYSASKSAVSGMTKAAAMELGPRGIRVNSVQPGGADTAMGNAMGVPLEEYSKYQGHTPLQRACHADEIASGVLYLASDESLHCTGTELLIDGGQAAGVWMKTLPGGPPRRKRS, encoded by the coding sequence ATGGGACGCCTCGAGGGAAAGACGACGATCGTGACAGGGGCCGCGCGCGGCATCGGAGCGGCGACCGCCCGCCGGTTCGTGGCCGAGGGCGCCAACGTGCTGCTCACCGACGTGCTCGTGGACGACGGCAAGGCCACCGCGGCCGAACTCGGCTCGGCGGCGCGCTTCGCCGAACACGACGTCTCCGACGAGACCCAGTGGCCGAAGATCGTCGAGCTCTGCGAGCGCGAGTTCGGGGCTCCCTCGGTGCTCGTGAACAACGCGGGCATCGGCGGCGCGCACTTCGAACTCCTGGAGACGCTGTCCCCCGACCTCGCGCGCAAGATCCTCGACATCAACGTGATCGGCGTGATGCTGGGCATCCAGGCGGTGGTCCCCGCGATGGCCGCCGCCGGTGGCGGCTCGATCGTGAACCTGTCTTCGACCGCGTCGGTGAGCCCGATGAACGCGCTCGCGATCTACTCGGCGTCGAAGTCGGCCGTCTCGGGCATGACGAAGGCGGCCGCGATGGAGCTCGGCCCGCGCGGCATTCGCGTGAACAGCGTCCAGCCGGGCGGCGCCGACACCGCGATGGGCAACGCGATGGGCGTGCCCCTCGAGGAGTACAGCAAGTATCAGGGCCACACTCCGCTGCAGCGCGCCTGTCACGCGGATGAGATCGCGAGTGGTGTGCTCTATCTGGCATCCGACGAGAGCCTCCACTGCACCGGGACCGAGCTCCTGATCGACGGTGGCCAGGCCGCCGGCGTGTGGATGAAGACGCTCCCCGGCGGCCCGCCGCGGCGCAAGAGATCCTGA
- a CDS encoding pyridoxamine 5'-phosphate oxidase family protein, giving the protein MTRVQADDAKQFFADVEATAKASVWCALATTSSDGPRVRMVHPTWEGDTLWFATGTTSPKVRDLRADPRVDVQFQVAPPDFVHLMCRGTATIVEDAAEKKRVWDVIDYDLSDFWSGGPTDPNYTLVKIAPSRVELSKTFGSVDKRIWRS; this is encoded by the coding sequence ATGACCCGAGTCCAAGCCGACGACGCGAAGCAGTTCTTCGCAGACGTGGAGGCCACCGCGAAGGCCTCGGTCTGGTGCGCGCTCGCGACGACCTCGTCCGATGGGCCGCGCGTCCGGATGGTCCACCCGACCTGGGAGGGCGATACGCTCTGGTTCGCGACGGGCACGACCTCGCCGAAGGTCCGCGACCTGCGCGCCGACCCGCGCGTCGACGTGCAGTTCCAGGTGGCACCGCCCGACTTCGTTCATCTGATGTGCCGCGGCACCGCCACGATCGTCGAAGACGCCGCCGAGAAGAAGCGGGTGTGGGACGTGATCGACTACGACCTGTCCGACTTCTGGTCGGGCGGGCCGACCGATCCGAACTACACGCTCGTGAAGATCGCCCCGAGCCGGGTCGAACTCTCGAAGACCTTCGGCAGCGTCGACAAGCGCATCTGGCGGTCCTGA
- a CDS encoding HAD-IA family hydrolase encodes MPPRALIFDLDGLLLDTESTDFAGWDFVFRELGVDLPVDRWKAAIGSDTSHFDPLGHLREQLGSIDEPDLQRRRRAHRDALLAELDANPGVRALLDAARVRGLALAVASSSERVWVERHLAHLGLRERFRALRCKEDVVRVKPDPALFRAAAGALGVAPADCVAFEDSPNGVAAAVAAGMPCVAVPGPMTRGLDFSRATLELDSLAGSDLDALFARLA; translated from the coding sequence TTGCCTCCCCGCGCGCTGATCTTCGACCTCGACGGACTGCTGCTCGACACCGAGTCGACCGACTTCGCGGGCTGGGACTTCGTGTTCCGCGAGCTCGGGGTCGATCTGCCGGTCGATCGCTGGAAGGCGGCGATCGGCAGCGACACCTCCCACTTCGATCCGCTCGGTCATCTGCGCGAGCAGCTCGGGTCGATCGACGAGCCCGATCTCCAGCGCCGCCGGCGTGCCCACCGCGACGCGCTGCTGGCCGAGCTCGACGCGAACCCGGGCGTGCGCGCGCTGCTCGACGCCGCTCGGGTCCGTGGCCTGGCCCTCGCGGTGGCGTCGAGCTCCGAGCGGGTCTGGGTGGAGCGGCACCTCGCGCACCTCGGCCTGCGCGAGCGCTTCCGGGCGCTGCGCTGCAAGGAAGACGTGGTGCGCGTGAAGCCCGATCCCGCGCTCTTTCGCGCGGCGGCCGGCGCGCTCGGTGTGGCGCCCGCCGACTGCGTGGCCTTCGAGGACTCGCCCAACGGGGTCGCTGCGGCCGTCGCTGCCGGGATGCCCTGCGTGGCCGTGCCCGGGCCGATGACCCGCGGCCTCGACTTTAGCCGGGCCACGCTCGAACTCGATTCGCTCGCCGGATCGGACCTCGACGCGCTCTTCGCGCGGCTGGCGTAG
- a CDS encoding crotonase/enoyl-CoA hydratase family protein, producing MSSDPNVRVERDGPVTTVILSRPEVRNAVDGSTAQQLASAWKAFEEDADAQVGVFFGDHGTFCAGADLKALTAGVGNPVQPPAVGDDWDPLSTDGPMGPSRMLLSKPVIAAVSGYAVAGGLELSLWCDMRVVEEDAVFGVFCRRWGVPLVDGGTVRLPRIVGHGRAMDLILTGRPVDAQEAFQMGLANRVVAKGTARQEAEALAHQLVRFPQICMRADRRSAYEQWDQPLDRALRGEYERGIEAIRAGETRTGAGRFAAGHGRSGSFEDL from the coding sequence ATGTCCTCCGATCCCAACGTTCGCGTCGAACGCGACGGCCCCGTCACCACGGTCATCCTCTCGCGGCCCGAAGTGCGCAATGCGGTCGACGGCTCGACGGCACAGCAACTCGCCAGCGCCTGGAAGGCCTTCGAAGAGGACGCTGATGCGCAGGTCGGGGTCTTCTTCGGCGACCACGGCACCTTCTGTGCGGGCGCCGATCTGAAGGCACTCACAGCCGGCGTGGGCAACCCGGTGCAGCCCCCTGCCGTCGGTGACGACTGGGACCCGCTTTCCACCGACGGCCCGATGGGCCCGAGTCGCATGCTGTTGTCGAAGCCGGTGATCGCGGCGGTTTCCGGGTATGCCGTCGCCGGTGGGCTCGAACTCTCGCTCTGGTGCGACATGCGCGTGGTCGAAGAGGACGCGGTCTTCGGCGTGTTCTGTCGCCGCTGGGGGGTTCCCCTCGTCGACGGGGGCACGGTTCGGTTGCCGCGCATCGTGGGTCACGGACGCGCGATGGATCTGATTCTCACCGGGCGTCCCGTCGACGCCCAGGAAGCGTTCCAGATGGGCCTCGCGAATCGGGTGGTTGCCAAGGGCACGGCACGTCAGGAAGCCGAAGCGCTGGCTCACCAGCTCGTGCGCTTTCCCCAGATCTGCATGCGCGCCGATCGGCGTTCGGCCTACGAGCAGTGGGACCAACCGCTCGATCGCGCGCTGCGCGGCGAGTACGAGCGCGGCATCGAGGCGATCCGCGCGGGCGAGACCCGCACCGGTGCCGGGCGCTTTGCCGCGGGCCACGGGCGCTCGGGCAGCTTCGAGGATCTCTGA